The window AATACGCAGCGAATCAATAAACTTATAGCTGATTTACAAAAAGATGATGAACGAAAAGATGAATTTTTAGCTAGCAGTACACAAAAATTATGGAATCCGATGAATAAAATGATTACCCTTGGACAATCAATTTATGAAAATCCAAATAACTTGCTTATCAGTGAAGACAAACACAATTTAAAATATTTAATTGATATTGGTAGAAGCATGTCATTTACACTTAATGACATCCTTGATTTTACTCGGTTAAAAGAAGGCAATTTATATCTCCATAAAAAAAATGTGAGTATCCAAGGGGCTGTTTCTGGAGTTTTTGATATGCTTCGATTTATTACAGAAGGAAAACATATACAGATGACTTCGACTATTTCTAGAGCATTCCCTCATGTAGTAGCAGATGAAAACCGTCTGATTCAAATTCTTTTTAATCTTTTACATAACGCCATTAAATATACTGGTGCTGGCTTTATAGAAATTAATGCACACATAGAAAAAAATATGGCTGTTATCCATATTAGTGATAATGGTTTAGGTATGGATGATGATATTCAAAATCGTCTATTCTCTCCTTATGAGCAAGGGCACGTGGATGATGAGGGTATCGGTATCGGCTTATTCGTTTGTAAGCAACTAATTGACTTGCATGGTGGTACATTGCAAATTCAATCTATTCCAAACAAGGGATCAGATGTGATTTTTACCTTACCTCTTGCTGATGAAAGTACGGTTGTGAACGAGGCTTTGTGTATTAATCAAGAAGATGATTCATTACCATCGGAAAGTTTGAAACCAGATAGTACTTCTACAGTAAATCAATTTAAAATTTTAATGGTCGATGATGATCCCGTAAATTTAAGGATTATGCGAAGTTTATTTGTATCTACAGAATACGATGTCACTACTGTCACAAGCAGTGAAAAGGCATTGGAATCGCTACAGCAGCATAATTGGGATTTGATTATTATCGATGCAATGCTACCCTATATATCAGGCTATGCCTTAATTGAGTTCATCCGAGAGCATTATTCGGTATTGGAATTGCCAATATTATTATTAACAGCGCGTAACTATCCTGAAGATGTTTATACAGGCCTTGCTCATGGGGCAAATGATTATGTTACAAAGCCCATCAATTCACTAGAATTAAAAGTACGCGCAAGAGCTTTAATAGATTTAAAGTGTAGTATTAATCAGCGCCTACATTTAGAAACAGCGTGGCTTCAAGCCCAAATACAGCCACATTTTTTGTTTAATACACTGAATACGATTGCATCCCTTAGTACGATCGATACAAATCGAATGATTGACTTGATGCATCACTTTGGTGAATATCTACGTGCGAGTTTCGACGTAAGGAATCTTCAGCGAGTTGTTCCACTTCAAGATGAGCTTGAGCTGGTCCGCTCCTATCTTTATATTCAACAACAGCGCTTTGAGGAACTTTTAAAAATCGAATGGGACATTGACGAAAATATTAACATTGAAATTCCCCCTATCTCTTTACAAACTTTAGTAGAAAATGCAATTCGACACGGTATATTAAAGCAAGAAGGAGGGGGAACTGTATGTATTTGTATTAAAGACTTTCCGGATTATGTAGCAATTAGTGTGATAGATAATGGGGTTGGTATAGATCCAAGTACATTAGCTGAGTTACGATCTGGTAGCAATCCAACAAGTACCGGCGTGGGACTTCGTAATACTGACCTACGTCTCAAAAGGATTTATGGTCAAAGATTGAATATTAAAAGTATACCGAATGAAGGAACGAATATTTCTTTCCGTATCCCTAAAAATTAATTGAAGACGAGCGCTTATTAAGTTTTCAGCACTTCTTATTACAACTTGAAAAGCCATTAACTTCTCAAATGAGTTGGTAATGGCTCTTTTTTATCATTTCAAGTTAAAATGTTTATTATTAACAAAAATAAATATAATAATGGATTGCAAAAATATAGTGAAGATATGCTGTCATAGCCTTTACCAAAGTATTGGCTTCGCGACCATTAACCATAGCATAATAAGTAATAATACAATATACATCCATGCCTTTCGCTGTAACAGTGAGGCAAATTGTTGCTGATTGTAGGCTGGTGTATTAAATGTTCTAATGGTTGGTTTGAATGCTCGCGCCAAAAAGACAATGGAGCCCAGCATCACAAGAAATGTTAACACTACCCATGAAGTTGTCCACGGATAACCGCCTCGCCACATTAACAAAATGCCAGATGCAACTAGCACATGTCCCGCGTGTTTGACAATAGTAATGGCAGCTTGAAATGTCTCAATATACGGTGGCATTTCTGTATGCTGTGCTTGACGCATCCTTTTGACAATTGCTAAAACAACAAACAATGGCCCAATCGAAAGTATGGCACTTAAAATATGTATATAGAGAAGAAGTGAATAAATTGATACCATGGTGCATACTCCCCCTTTTATGACTCATCTTAATTATAGCATCAGGTATAGCACGTTCTAATAACAATTGTGAATCATTTGTAAACGCAAAGTGAATCTTTGTTAAATTGTTTGAAATGTATGCAAAGAGGGTATTGATTGTAGTAACATGCACATATAGAACAAAAAGGAGTGATTATTATAGGAATTCATCAATTTTTTACAAGTCTCAATGATCTAGAACGTATTATTCGTTGCCCCGGACGCTTCAAATTTGAAGAGCATAATGTAGCAGCCCATTCGTGGAAAGTTTCTCAATATGCGATGTTCTTTGCAACTCTCGAAGAGATGAATGGAGCTACTATAAATTGGAAATCATTATATGAAAAAACCATCAATCATGATTTCGCAGAAGTATTTATCGGCGATATTAAGACACCGGTAAAGCATGCAAGCCCAGAACTTAAGCAAATGCTTGCACATGTTGAAGAAAAAATGATGGAAAAATTTATTATCAATGAGATTCCTCAAGAGTTTCAGGCGATCTTCTCTGAGC of the Lysinibacillus fusiformis genome contains:
- a CDS encoding YfbR-like 5'-deoxynucleotidase, translating into MIIIGIHQFFTSLNDLERIIRCPGRFKFEEHNVAAHSWKVSQYAMFFATLEEMNGATINWKSLYEKTINHDFAEVFIGDIKTPVKHASPELKQMLAHVEEKMMEKFIINEIPQEFQAIFSERMKEGKDETIEGRLLEFADKLDQFYEAFAELKRGNTDLEFVYMYQTALSKLLAIPLKATVQYFRTEILKDAVKEKTHIDIQALTNEVLNTNE
- a CDS encoding hybrid sensor histidine kinase/response regulator; the encoded protein is MLAITKTTKRHLLIIVLIFIGLSSLRILWLAYFLPSNDQPSAQDGIFDMRNQFLSDNNVFYLNGEWLYYPGLLLNTTKDNPNKATIPLDRTTLTIPSRDSKAVTQQFGTYRLKILLDDNDSSNNRYAIRVPAIPTASALYVNGRLIGKSGEVATNLNSHKGQAAPYTVYFTEKESEIELLLQVSNFDTPTNAVINKRFSFTSASAMTHYQTITELSLATISVIIIMYALFSILVFLFIYRKKIVLLFTVGFLLPLTDELITYNRSILDWLHLDYIWSLKLSNIVYLGASFFFVQFMRVLLVKYQHAKCFRWFSTFYALGTLLIILLPIQWLHAANLLFFILYIVSFLYVLVLALREYVENQKTSAFIAFTALGTTNGIIWGFIRTTYVLDIPFYPFDYLFIVLGFTGYWFKRFYENTQRINKLIADLQKDDERKDEFLASSTQKLWNPMNKMITLGQSIYENPNNLLISEDKHNLKYLIDIGRSMSFTLNDILDFTRLKEGNLYLHKKNVSIQGAVSGVFDMLRFITEGKHIQMTSTISRAFPHVVADENRLIQILFNLLHNAIKYTGAGFIEINAHIEKNMAVIHISDNGLGMDDDIQNRLFSPYEQGHVDDEGIGIGLFVCKQLIDLHGGTLQIQSIPNKGSDVIFTLPLADESTVVNEALCINQEDDSLPSESLKPDSTSTVNQFKILMVDDDPVNLRIMRSLFVSTEYDVTTVTSSEKALESLQQHNWDLIIIDAMLPYISGYALIEFIREHYSVLELPILLLTARNYPEDVYTGLAHGANDYVTKPINSLELKVRARALIDLKCSINQRLHLETAWLQAQIQPHFLFNTLNTIASLSTIDTNRMIDLMHHFGEYLRASFDVRNLQRVVPLQDELELVRSYLYIQQQRFEELLKIEWDIDENINIEIPPISLQTLVENAIRHGILKQEGGGTVCICIKDFPDYVAISVIDNGVGIDPSTLAELRSGSNPTSTGVGLRNTDLRLKRIYGQRLNIKSIPNEGTNISFRIPKN